One Maniola hyperantus chromosome Z, iAphHyp1.2, whole genome shotgun sequence DNA window includes the following coding sequences:
- the LOC117995665 gene encoding sodium- and chloride-dependent neutral and basic amino acid transporter B(0+)-like, translated as MWRQIASYVSVEFQQLGTDADIGDALRHDSRKVKEEPVEKFLGTLSEISCRSVGFMRLLISFICSVYTVVYVAITITYIFHTLNNPITMLECSTLLETSEGDIEVVYNSTSCLKETFLAPIGEQPEYYIALAFIVIALWILFPFILYNPVKLMKRIFYAFGFLVLLLGVVILSVVGKREDVPSLVNSNDWVNFLRPNIWHSAVVQVLLSNQIAGGYLISAGDSIYSNTNIQWATLTFVGANVLAGWFGILFWFAVAGSGDKEINNLAVIVQIYKVSAERNLDTVWSILMFTMLSTSGIITMLTLLYPLYDRFRRVGGHKWRHISVGSSAVGAAGALVVCIFGQSALALIEDVVIPCLISFTTVLEICAFVFIYGWKLLVEDIEFLLGRKLPKYWVCGWCAVPGIITSFTLWWIITCFMNKPDWLEAPWEAAGLVTSISAVLVLFLVSAAISVAKQVQFDLLGKLKSSFRPSRHWGPRDPITHHYWLARREEGDRNLPRMRFRRQQLGQLSGITNSCIRAQKRIQEKPLKKIRSSSDDLLVVSRKKFVAELNQNDLKNRNRSKSLDCDAILAVQLQNKYNIIVDKFTSGDSVTTDQEKNT; from the exons atgtGGAGGCAAATCGcgtcgtacgtatccgtggaatttcaacAGCTAGGTACGGATGCAGAcattggcgatgccttgcggcacgatagtagaaaggtgaaggaggaaccagtcgaaaagttcttgggcacactctccgaaatatccTGCAGAA gCGTTGGATTTATGAGACTGCTGATATCATTCATCTGCTCTGTGTACACGGTGGTCTACGTAGCGATCACAATCACATACATATTTCATACACTGAACAATCCTATTACTATGTTAGAATGCTCAACACTTTTAGAGACATCG GAAGGTGATATAGAAGTTGTATATAACTCAacaagctgtttaaa AGAAACCTTTTTGGCTCCCATCGGCGAACAGCCAGAATATTATATAGCGCTGGCGTTTATTGTCATTGCACTTTGGATACTGTTTCCTTTTAT CCTGTACAATCCAGTGAAACTTATGAAAAGGATTTTTTATGCATTTGGTTTTCTGGTTCTCCTGCTAGGAGTGGTAATATTATCAGTGGTGGGGAAAAGAGAAGATGTACCATCACTGGTCAATAGCAATGACTGGGTTAATTTCTTGCGACCGAATATTTGGCACAGTGCAGTGGTGCAGGTTCTGCTGTCTAACCAGATAGCTGGGGGCTACCTCATTTCGGCTGGCGATTCGATATACTCTAACACTAATATTCAGTG GGCTACTTTGACATTTGTCGGCGCAAATGTTTTGGCTGGTTGGTTTGGAATCCTATTCTGGTTTGCGGTGGCAGGCTCTGGGGATAAGGAGATAAATAACCTGGCCGTGATAGTCCAGATCTATAAGGTATCAGCCGAAAGGAATTTAGACACCGTATGGTCGATCCTCATGTTCACTATGTTGTCGACCTCAGGAATTATTACTATG CTAACTTTGCTCTACCCGTTGTACGATCGTTTTCGTCGCGTTGGAGGGCACAAGTGGCGACATATCTCTGTCGGCAGTTCCGCGGTAGGTGCAGCGGGGGCTCTCGTTGTATGCATCTTTGGACAATCAGCTCTGGCACTGATAGAAGATGTCGTAATCCCTTGTCTCATTAGCTTCACTACCGTGCTTGAAATATGTGCCttcgtttttatttatg GATGGAAACTGTTAGTGGAAGATATCGAGTTCCTACTAGGAAGGAAACTTCCCAAGTACTGGGTGTGTGGCTGGTGTGCAGTCCCTGGCATTATAACGTCATTTACCCTCTGGTGGATCATTACCTGCTTTATGAACAAGCCGGACTGGCTCGAAGCGCCGTGGGAGGCGGCGGGTCTCGTCACCAGCATCAGCGCAGTTTTAGTCCTGTTTTTAGTTTCTGCTGCTATATCAGTGGCAAAACAAGTGCAGTTTGATCTTTTGGGG AAGCTGAAGTCATCGTTCAGGCCTTCGCGACACTGGGGGCCTCGGGATCCGATCACTCACCACTACTGGCTGGCAAGGCGCGAGGAAGGTGATAGGAACTTACCTCGGATGCGGTTTCGTCGACAACAGTTAGGACAGCTCTCTGGCATCACGAACTCCTGTATAAGAGCACAGAAACGAATCCAAGAAAAACCTTTAAAGAAAATTCGTTCAAGTTCTGATGATTTGTTGGTGGTTTCAAGAAAAAAATTTGTTGCGGAGCTCAATCAAAACGATCTAAAGAATAGGAATCGTTCCAAGTCTTTGGACTGCGATGCAATACTTGCTGTACaacttcaaaataaatataacattatAGTAGATAAATTTACTTCCGGAGATTCTGTAACCACAGATCAAGAAAAGAATACCTAA